The genomic window TAGAGATATGTGCTTAACTCATAGAGAGTTAACTTTGgtttattaattcaaatattgaaaataatctctcttttccttctttttcttttttcctctgttttttttttttttctctttccacaTTTGAACAACTGAATTGTTTGTGATGCTTATTCAAAGCAATTGCAATTATTCTTCTGGTCAAAccccaaaaaaaatatatttcttgGTATATACATATCTGTGTCTAGTTCCATTTTGCTTTTGAGTTGTAAGAATCTAATAATGAGATACCATGTAAACTATATATAGTGGTCCACCCCTTAGTATTAAGGATTAGATCAATGATGAATCAGTGATAAGTACTAGTTCAATCTCATGACAAAAGTAGAGAAAGGAGAATCATCTTAATTTAAGAAACCAAGCACCATACAATAAATGATGAACTCTCTAacacaaaaaaggaaaaaaaaaaaggacaaaaaaaaaacaaaatagttTAAAAGCACCAAAACAACATTGATTTGTAGTTCTTAAAAAGAAAGAGCCTAAGGGATGTAATGTAATAACTAGCTAGCTAATCATAACTTCTCTTGTAACATGGCCTTTTGAAACCACAATTTTTTCTTCATCAGATTTTACATATCATTGATCTTAAACATCccaaagaaattaaataaagaaatctcGCAGCATCTTAATTAGCTAGTAGTCCCTTGGAGCACTGCATTTGAAACATTCAAGTCTGCTAGCAAAGTTGTGTTCATTGCATCCTGATCTgttcaaacaaaaaaataaataaataataataaaacagaATCCAAAATTCCGAATTCATATCCATGCATaagaaattttatataattttttctttttttagaatAAAAGCCATGCACAAAGTTAAACTTAGTGCATGCATGATAGCATATATACACATTCTTAAAGCTTAAATATTAGTAAGCATAAACACAAACACATGATAGGCATGAAACAAAATCAAATTACCTGCTACATATCCAATCACCGGATTTCCATCCAGGTCTACCGCCGCCGCCGCCACCGCCACCGCCGTATCTCGAGCGCGAGAATTCGCTGTTGAAGGCGCCAGCCAAGTCATCCTTGAATGCACCACACTTAAAGCAGCTAGAGCGGCTAGCAAAGTTGTGTGCACCGCAGTTACCTGCGGCGCAGTACCAGTCGCCGGGGCGAACGTCGGAACCGGTCATCATTCCAAATGAAGATCctctacctcctcctcctccaaaaCCCCCGAAATCGACGACTCTGTCGCCGTATTTCGAGTCGCCGCATCGCTGGCACGAATCCCGCCTTTGGAAGTTCAAATGCTGGCATGACCTGCAGTTCCAGTCCCCTGGTCTGCTCATAATTACTCGCTTATTCTGACTTACATCAGAATAAGCAAGAGAATTAATTAGTATtggtttaaatataaaataaaaaaaataaaatattggtaaTTTAGAATTTCTCTAGCGTCCTATCATAATTCATTTATGTATGTAATTATTGAGAAATAAATTCATCGTTAAAGGGTTGAATAATGTGAATTCTACTCAAGGTAAAAGTTATattccatttttttcttctttttaaataagagtaaagtattgtttttgtcctctATGTTTGTGATAAGTTTTAAAGTTATTCCTAACGttttaatcgtcctatttaagtccctaacgtttcaaaactgactcaatgttgtcctgccattaGAGATCCGTTAACAGAGTTGATGGTGAGACAAAATTGAGAAGAATTATTCTGCTTatgataataaatttaaaatagtaCAGGGACAAAAAAAAGTttactaaaataatataattaaaaaatattcgtCATTGATTGATTAGCGTCTCTGAAAACTATAAAACAAGTTTCAAGGTAGATAcaataatttatcaatttatgtatttatttaaatGCTAAAGAATAATAATATGGAAATATATAGTATGTGGTAGAAAATAatagtagaaaataaaataaacagaaagaCCAACCtcaaagataataataataataataacagtaaTACAGTAATAATTGAAGTAACACAAAGATATAGAAGCAGAAGAGGAATTTGTGATGGATGATGAGGAAATGTGATAAGGGGTGGGAGGGTTTATATATTGTTAGAGATTAGAGatcatataaagaaaaaaaaaaagaaaaaaattaaagggAGAATAAATGGAGGGCCGTGTTTTGTAGTACTTTTTAGTGTACTACTGTTGTTTGAGTGTGGCAAACCTTGATAAATGGAATCATCAATGAAATTCATTCTAATAAAGCAGGAAAAAGagagataaagaaaaaatatatataaaattcattATTATTGCTACAATTCCAAAGAGATGCCGGTGCTTTGAATTTTGAACATGTAACTTTGGCAGTGGCCAACAActtcatttttgtttttcttcattGGTACGGTTTGTGGTGAATTCAAGTGCATATATAGGATAAACATTTGTCCTCTTATTAAACTCATCCAAATTTATTAGGATAAGTTGTACTTGTCCTTTGGATAATGATACTTCTTGTCACACACCATTTTTGAGACATAATATAGGAAAATTTTCAAGTGTACTGTTATATTGATGTATCAGTGATTTTTAACCcttaatcttaattatatatattatatatattttttatagttaagatcaacggttaaaaataacTGAAACACCGGTATGACGGTATACTTGAAAATTTTCCCATAATATATAGTAACAACATTTTTGTTTATTCGAAATTGTCGTTATAGAAAATTAGCAGAATAACAACTGATTTTAACGACTAATAAAATTGGTTACTAATAGCGATTGATTTGATGATCgatataaattttttatgattaaaaaaatttggtcCCTAAATTTCATTCAACGATCAATTTTAGCGACTAACAAAATTGGTCACTAATAACAGCCGATTTGgagactaatttttttatttacttgacactatatataattatttttttataatacaaTGTAATTTGATGTTATTTGTTTTATGACTGCTAAGTAGTGATGAATAtgaaaaataattacttttttttataattatcataatttttaataattgttaTAAATTTTATCCTAAAATgttattaattttgtatttgttgCATTTNNNNNNNNNNNNNNNNNNNNNNNNNNNNNNNNNNNNNNNNNNNNNNNNNNNNNNNNNNNNNNNNNNNNNNNNNNNNNNNNNNNNNNNNNNNNNNNNNNNNNNNNNNNNNNNNNNNNNNNNNNNNNNNNNNNNNNNNNNNNNNNNNNNNNNNNNNNNNNNNNNNNNNNNNNNNNNNNNNNNNNNNNNNNNNNNNNNNNNNNNNNNNNNNNNNNNNNNNNNNNNNNNNNNNNNNNNNNNNNNNNNNNNNNNNNNNNNNNNNNNNNNNNNNNNNNNNNNNNNNNNNNNNNNNNNNNNNNNNNNNNNNNNNNNNNNNNNNNNNNNNNNNNNNNNNNNNNNNNNNNNNNNNNNNNNNNNNNNNNNNNNNNAAAATTTTATTAAATGATTAACAAACTAAATATAATTGAATATATATGTACAAAActttaataatataaatttaattcaACAAAATAAGTGAAACACACTTTAATTTGCAACACATATTCTCCCTCTTTGTTGTTTTTTATGCTAAGCAAGTATTGGTGTATGAAAAGGTAAAGAAAAATGCATGTGGAAACACAATTTTGCTTGTCTTTAACTCAGAATTGGAGAGAGAAGTCTGAACTACTGAATTGATATGTAATCCTACAAACCCAAGATTCTTAAAGGCACTTCTATTCTATGTGTCACACTTCAATAATCAATATTGTTTAAAGTGTGCTATCTCATTTTTTAATAAATGCAATGATATGTGAAAGCCAAAACCCTTCCCTTCAagcaatatatattttttttggttgCCTATGGTATCTCTTAATTCAACAGGTCAATGATTAATCCATCGCGGATCTGAGCTTCATTTAACGGTCTGTCGCTGGTCAATGAGTTGCTGCATACACAAGGCATGATTCGAACTTTTGACACTTGTTTAAGtgaacgagtgagctgaccactcaacCAACCCAAATTGGTTTTCAAACAATATATATAAAGACCAAAATACACTATTTCCATAACatgttccttcttctttttttttttctatatatttaatANNNNNNNNNNNNNNNNNNNNNNNNNNNNNNNNNNNNNNNNNNNNNNNNNNNNNNNNNNNNNNNNNNNNNNNNNNNNNNNNNNNNNNNNNNNNNNNNNNNNNNNNNNNNNNNNNNNNNNNNNNNNNNNNNNNNNNNNNNNNNNNNNNNNNNNNNNNNNNNNNNNNNNNNNNNNNNNNNNNNNNNNNNNNNNNNNNNNNNNNNNNNNNNNNNNNNNNNNNNNNNNNNNNNNNNNNNNNNNNNNNNNNNNNNNNNNNNNNNNNNNNNNNNNNNNNNNNNNNNNNNNNNNNNNNNNNNNNNNNNNNNNNNNNNNNNNNNNNNNNNNNNNNNNNNNNNNNNNNNNNNNNNNNNNNNNNNNNNNNNNNNNNNNNNNNNNNNNNNNNNNNNNNNNNNNNNNNNNNNNNNNNNNNNNNNNNNNNNNNNNNNNNNNNNNNNNNNNNNNNNNNNNNNNNNNNNNNNNNNNNNNNNNNNNNNNNNNNNNNNNNNNNNNNNNNNNNNNNNNNNNNNNNNNNNNNNNNNNNNNNNNNNNNNNNNNNNNNNNNNNNNNNNNNNNNNNNNNNNNNNNNNNNNNNNNNNNNNNNNNNNNNNNNNNNNNNNNNNNNNNNNNNNNNNNNNNNNNNNNNNNNNNNNNNNNNNNNNNNNNNNNNNNNNNNNNNNNNNNNNNNNNNNNNNNNNNNNNNNNNNNNNNNNNNNNNNNNNNNNNNNNNNNNNNNNNNNNNNNNNNNNNNNNNNNNNNNNNNNNNNNNNNNNNNNNNNNNNNNNNNNNNNNNNNNNNNNNNNNNNNNNNNNNNNNNNNNNNNNNNNNNNNNNNNNNNNNNNNNNNNNNNNNNNNNNNNNNNNNNNNNNNNNNNNNNNNNNNNNNNNNNNNNNNNNNNNNNNNNNNNNNNNNNNNNNNNNNNNNNNNNNNNNNNNNNNNNNNNNNNNNNNNNNNNNNNNNNNNNNNNNNNNNNNNNNNNNNNNNNNNNNNNNNNNNNNNNNNNNNNNNNNNNNNNNNNNNNNNNNNNNNNNNNNNNNNNNNNNNNNNNNNNNNNNNNNNNNNNNNNNNNNNNNNNNNNNNNNNNNNNNNNNNNNNNNNNNNNNNNNNNNNNNNNNNNNNNNNNNNNNNNNNNNNNNNNNNNNNNNNNNNNNNNNNNNNNNNNNNNNNNNNNNNNNNNNNNNNNNNNNNNNNNNNNNNNNNNNNNNNNNNNNNNNNNNNNNNNNNNNNNNNNNNNNNNNNNNNNNNNNNNNNNNNNNNNNNNNNNNNNNNNNNNNNNNNNNNNNNNNNNNNNNNNNNNNNNNNNNNNNNNNNNNNNNNNNNNNNNNNNNNNNNNNNNNNNNNNNNNNNNNNNNNNNNNNNNNNNNNNNNNNNNNNNNNNNNNNNNNNNNNNNNNNNNNNNNNNNNNNNNNNNNNNNNNNNNNNNNNNNNNNNNNNNNNNNNNNNNNNNNNNNNNNNNNNNNNNNNNNNNNNNNNNNNNNNNNNNNNNNNNNNNNNNNNNNNNNNNNNNNNNNNNNNNNNNNNNNNNNNNNNNNNNNNNNNNNNNNNNNNNNNNNNNNNNNNNNNNNNNNNNNNNNNNNNNNNNNNNNNNNNNNNNNNNNNNNNNNNNNNNNNNNNNNNNNNNNNNNNNNNNNNNNNNNNNNNNNNNNNNNNNNNNNNNNNNNNNNNNNNNNNNNNNNNNNNNNNNNNNNNNNNNNNNNNNNNNNNNNNNNNNNNNNNNNNNNNNNNNNNNNNNNNNNNNNNNNNNNNNNNNNNNNNNNNNNNNNNNNNNNNNNNNNNNNNNNNNNNNNNNNNNNNNNNNNNNNNNNNNNNNNNNNNNNNNNNNNNNNNNNNNNNNNNNNNNNNNNNNNNNNNNNNNNNNNNNNNNNNNNNNNNNNNNNNNNNNNNNNNNNNNNNNNNNNNNNNNNNNNNNNNNNNNNNNNNNNNNNNNNNNNNNNNNNNNNNNNNNNNNNNNNNNNNNNNNNNNNNNNNNNNNNNNNNNNNNNNNNNNNNNNNNNNNNNNNNNNNNNNNNNNNNNNNNNNNNNNNNNNNNNNNNNNNNNNNNNNNNNNNNNNNNNNNNNNNNNNNNNNNNNNNNNNNNNNNNNNNNNNNNNNNNNNNNNNNNNNNNNNNNNNNNNNNNNNNNNNNNNNNNNNNNNNNNNNNNNNNNNNNNNNNNNNNNNNNNNNNNNNNNNNNNNNNNNNNNNNNNNNNNNNNNNNNNNNNNNNNNNNNNNNNNNNNNNNNNNNNNNNNNNNNNNNNNNNNNNNNNNNNNNNNNNNNNNNNNNNNNNNNNNNNNNNNNNNNNNNNNNNNNNNNNNNNNNNNNNNNNNNNNNNNNNNNNNNNNNNNNNNNNNNNNNNNNNNNNNNNNNNNNNNNNNNNNNNNNNNNNNNNNNNNNNNNNNNNNNNNNNNNNNNNNNNNNNNNNNNNNNNNNNNNNNNNNNNNNNNNNNNNNNNNNNNNNNNNNNNNNNNNNNNNNNNNNNNNNNNNNNNNNNNNNNNNNNNNNNNNNNNNNNNNNNNNNNNNNNNNNNNNNNNNNNNNNNAATTAAATCTAAAAAATATCATTAtcaaacaaaataatttttatttattttttataattggttCAAACTCTCGACTCTAATGGAAAGAAAACAACTAATTAGTGCTTACAAGATACTAGAAACACTTATTCCCCAACTAGAATCACAAGTAAAACAGACAAATTTTGAATATTAAACCTAACATTCAGAtaaaaatttctcaaaaaaacGCAACtcgcaatatatatatatatatatatatttggttgCTCACAGTATTTTCCAGCCCGATAGGCCAATAACTAATCCGTTGCGGatcggagctccatttaagggtctgctgctggccaatgagttgctgcatgcacaaggcggaattcgaactcccgacacttgcttaagcggacgagtgagctgaccacttgaccaacccaagttggtttccAAAATATAtctaaaacaactaaaaaatataCTATACTCTTTTATTACTATCACTCGAATTAATTTTCTTATAGAAATCAATCCGTCTCAAAAAAATTTagtagaataaaaattttttaggaACTAAATATtcaatctaaaaatttttaatggagTAAGTTAAAATAATCAGTTgaagttattttttataattatatgattaATCTTATTAGCCTTACTCATCATAATACCAATGACCTTTGGTGCTAacaaaaaaatgtgatttttaacaAAAGCATGGCTCTAAATTAAACAATACTGCTAAGTCAACAAACTATGAATAAGGCCCACAAAAAGAGCATGTATGTAACGTAAttccaaaacaaaattaaaaataaaaaaaaagaatgtcCCAAGATCTTATCAATCAAAGAAACCATGAACCTTAGAAAGGCCCTTTGACCACACCATTTAGTTATGTAAACCAAAATTCGAATTGCAACCCcacaaagaaaatagaatatatatcaatgtatataacaaaaagaaaaataatagagaaaaaaaaaaaagagatttggCAGCTAGCTATTGGACAATGTGGAATCCTAGTCAGCATAATTTGGTAGCATGCAATGAATATTCGTACCATAAAAATCATATAATTTGGCCCACAAATTATCCCAATAACAACCACGAGGGGATACAAGTCACTTTCATGTCCATATTACTATCTCAATCAAAGAGAATTTTGACAGTCAACAATCAACATACTTCGAAAAATAGTAGCTGCTTTATCATTTgaatattcttttttattattataaaaaaaagaataaaaaattaaagtagGAATTAAGGAGGAGATATGAGCCAAAGCTTAGTGCTGATGATAAAATTCTTACTGCATGTTAATTTTAccacaaaaattattaataaaattttatcaaATATGATAGTGTTatgtttttttgaaaattaatttgctattaaaaataaaaatatctaaatctTAATTTCTAAAgtctaaatttaaattattaatataaaatatataatgagTTAAGATTTGTATAAAATATAACAAATGAGGTATAATTAACCATTCATGTGGTTTCTTCTATGATTTTAAGTTTTGAAACTAAGATTGAATCCAGTTTATTCTAACGTGttaaagatataattatttatgtatttttttatttaaatttttagaaaaaatatttttatgacgCGTTAAAGGATGAGCTCTTAAATACATATGTATCATGGTTAATTTTAATATCATGTTTGTGTAAAATGTTTATGTTGGACCAAACTCCTACCATTAATCTAGCAAAGAAAACCTACCATTAaacgaaaaataataataattttctttAGTATTAGTGATATTGTTTTGATTGTTTTTGGCTAATATTTTGTTGTTAGTAAATATTTTCGCAAATTCAACACGTATTATTACTCTAATACTAATTAATTGTTTGATTATTAAGCTAAGCTCTTATAgtcttattattattaatttattactgTCTAAGAATTATAGATTAACAATATGGTGTGTACGTGTTAACTTTATTTCCATAATATATATTAGGTTAATTACTTGGTTGATGACATTTttccatataataaaataaaaaattggcaAGTTCGCTTTATCCGGGCAAACTCTATAAAATTTATAGAGTTCGCTGGTCCGACGAACTTgcttaaattctaaaaaaaaaatcgtatttaaaaaattaaagtctaaaaatcatgtttgaagaaataataatttttttattttattatagaaNNNNNNNNNNNNNNNNNNNNNNNNNNNNNNNNNNNNNNNNNNNNNNNNNNNNNNNNNNNNNNNNNNNNNNNNNNNNNNNNNNNNNNNNNNNNNNNNNNNAGAAAAGAAATGGAAGCAAGTTAGAACAAGTTCGAAAGCAAAAACAgacaacaaaaattaaacaaatatggaaaaaaagaaaagaaaagaaaaaggtagGGCAATATGGTGAGTTTCAATAAAGATAGGTGAAGctgaataataatgatgatgatggaaTATTATTAACAAGTCTTCGAGGTTTTCATTTTGACCATCTTTTGTATTCTTTTTTGTTACTCTCTTTATGCCTCCTTCAACCCACTATACTGCGGCTGCTGCTCACATAAACAACCATGACTaaccctattttttttttttattctctttttctctttaagaCTACATACTATCCCACCTTTATCAACATNNNNNNNNNNNNNNNNNNNNNNNNNNNNNNNNNNNNNNNNNNNNNNNNNNNNNNNNNNNNNNNNNNNNNNNNNNNNNNNNNNNNNNNNNNNNNNNNNNNNNNNNNNNNNNNNNNNNNNNNNNNNNNNNNNNNNNNNNNNNNNNNNNNNNNNNNNNNNNNNNNNNNNNNNNNNNNNNNNNNNNNNNNNNNNNNNNNNNNNNNNNNNNNNNNNNNNNNNNNNNNNNNNNNNNNNNNNNNNNNNNNNNNNNNNNNNNNNNNNNNNNNNNNNNNNNNNNNNNNNNNNNNNNNNNNNNNNNNNNNNNNNNNNNNNNNNNNNNNNNNNNNNNNNNNNNNNNNNNNNNNNNNNNNNNNNNNNNNNNNNNNNNNNNNNNNNNNNNNNNNNNNNNNNNNNNNNNNNNNNNNNNNNNNNNNNNNNNNNNNNNNNNNNNNNNNNNNNNNNNNNNNNNNNNNNNNNNNNNNNNNNNNNNNNNNNNNNNNNNNNNNNNNNNNNNNNNNNNNNAGTAAATGtttgataaaattttaattatagttattattaaggaaaaatatagagtaccattttgaattttaatatggAGACATGGTTGGTGCTAGACGCTGATATAGGGAGGAGGGGTGCTTGACATTGGGGTGGTGTCAGAAAaaacggacggtccgatttcattTACTGTGAATTAAAAAAACGAAAATCCTGCACAACTCGGACCATGCGACTACTAGAACCTACTTCTCCAACGAACAAAACGGACCATCCGATTTATTCAATGGGAAATCGCAGGGTCCGATTTTCATTATGTGAGTTTCATCTCCTCCAAGCAAAACGGACCATCCGATTTGCATATAAATTTTTGGAAACAAAGAattcggagggtccgatttctcCACACCAACTCTGATAAAAAAGCTGTCCCACATAATGGTGTAGAACCCCATCTTCCATAATCCTGCAAAGCACCTACTCCCTCTCCATAACCAAAAAAATCAGCCTCAAAatttctctctttttatatatattactaaataattatatagaaatccacttcccaaCGCAATTAGAGGTCGACTCTTATTGATATTTATAGGTAAAAAAGTTCTTACAATTAATACAGTTGCtatgcaaaaattaaagctaatttaaaaagaagataaataatatttttttgagttgatttttaaaAAGGCACACTAATTTCGTTTAAATTTGAGAATTAAGCATTCTAACGAatttctaatataaaatttttaaattgacggTTAAAtaccaaaagttgagtaaaaaattattatggggttaaatttaataatctaatgggggcaaataaatattattatcatatactactcaaaaaaatttcaaatcataATGGGGGCGCTTACCCCCGCACCATTGTATATAGAACCGTCCCTGGTACCAatatattatctgccaacttattgttaacaataattaattattatattttaaacacatatataaagagacatatccaaaaaatatatctataaagatacttttattaaacacagccataaaaaagacatttttattagacacatccacgaagacacttccattaaacacaattataaataaaagttggcagaagttgacagaaatgttgttggtaacgtagcgaaaCCGATTAAAGAAAAATGGTATATGATGAATTACCCAAACCTTACTCAATAGTGAATGATAGATAGATAAATTGATATGTTGTTACATAAGCAATTGCATTGACACATATATATGTTTTATGATTAAATAGAATCCATAGCATATGTTTGAAGAGAGAGATGTGGCCTGGCTTCCATTCTCTTGGGGAAGGGTAAAGGGGGGAGGGAAGAGGAGCAAACTGTAAAGAGAAGAGAATAAAGGGGAAGGAATAGTCATAAGTGGCCAAACTGATTCGATTCTCTTCTCTCCTTATTACTCCTCCTTTCTTTGCATTGGGAATCGTTTCCATGCAAAGCAAA from Arachis ipaensis cultivar K30076 chromosome B09, Araip1.1, whole genome shotgun sequence includes these protein-coding regions:
- the LOC107617786 gene encoding RNA-binding protein cabeza, which produces MSRPGDWNCRSCQHLNFQRRDSCQRCGDSKYGDRVVDFGGFGGGGGRGSSFGMMTGSDVRPGDWYCAAGNCGAHNFASRSSCFKCGAFKDDLAGAFNSEFSRSRYGGGGGGGGGRPGWKSGDWICSRSGCNEHNFASRLECFKCSAPRDY